The following are encoded together in the Pseudomonas sp. IB20 genome:
- a CDS encoding DUF1654 domain-containing protein, translated as MAKKQAVPAARQEMSGMARLGLRVSSMINHPIAQERREVTIHRLDTDGDREWEEVLGVIAETDELELTLNDDGSVTVRWEQQEVEAAGRGELEFEPEEEPAPF; from the coding sequence ATGGCGAAGAAGCAGGCGGTACCGGCAGCACGGCAGGAAATGAGCGGCATGGCGCGCCTGGGGCTGCGCGTATCATCGATGATCAATCACCCGATCGCTCAGGAGCGGCGCGAGGTGACAATTCATCGCCTGGACACGGACGGGGACCGGGAGTGGGAAGAGGTGCTGGGCGTGATCGCGGAGACGGACGAGCTTGAGTTGACGCTCAATGACGACGGCAGCGTGACCGTGAGGTGGGAGCAGCAGGAAGTGGAGGCGGCGGGAAGGGGAGAGCTTGAGTTTGAGCCAGAAGAGGAACCGGCGCCGTTCTGA
- a CDS encoding S24 family peptidase, giving the protein MQASFGVKIEWLQHASGDGPDSSVSPASPERTSTSSDKVREMLAGKGLPDELRRKLLAVAEGDEVEAVGGILVNDAYRPGKVGDEVWIAHYDVRGALGGGEIAHDFPEMLQDVRVSPSQLRAMGVEFKEHFHLKMITGWGQSMTPTIKHGDPLLVDVSIKEFIGDGIYFFSYQGFQYIKRLQMKGKDKFKMLSDNRKHKAEDIFLDETYIQARVLLVWNANLV; this is encoded by the coding sequence ATGCAGGCATCTTTCGGTGTAAAAATAGAATGGCTGCAGCATGCATCTGGTGATGGTCCCGACTCATCAGTCAGCCCAGCATCCCCTGAGCGTACGTCCACTTCCTCCGACAAAGTCCGCGAAATGCTTGCTGGTAAAGGGCTGCCTGACGAACTTCGGCGAAAGCTTTTGGCAGTCGCAGAGGGCGACGAGGTTGAAGCCGTTGGCGGCATTCTAGTGAATGACGCCTACAGACCTGGAAAGGTCGGCGACGAAGTATGGATTGCTCACTATGACGTGCGCGGAGCCTTGGGCGGCGGCGAAATCGCTCATGACTTCCCTGAGATGCTCCAAGACGTGCGCGTTAGTCCTTCCCAACTCCGCGCCATGGGCGTCGAATTCAAAGAGCACTTCCATCTGAAGATGATCACCGGCTGGGGGCAGTCCATGACGCCAACCATCAAGCATGGCGATCCGCTGCTGGTCGATGTCAGCATTAAAGAGTTTATTGGCGACGGGATCTACTTCTTCTCGTACCAGGGCTTTCAGTACATCAAGCGCCTGCAAATGAAGGGCAAAGATAAATTCAAGATGCTGTCAGACAATCGGAAGCACAAGGCCGAGGACATCTTCCTTGATGAGACCTACATCCAGGCCCGCGTGCTGCTCGTCTGGAACGCCAACTTGGTGTAG
- a CDS encoding Na+/H+ antiporter → MQTAYTVLILLMLVSVSRLVGRIIPLPLPLVQIAAGALLAWPTLGLHVALDPELFLFLFLPPLLFSDGWRMPKRELWRLRGPILTLAVGLVLFTVVGAGYFIHWLLPTIPLPVAFALAAVLSPTDAVAVSAISQNRLPKPLMHMLQGEALMNDASGLVTFKFALAAALTGVFSLADASLTFVLVAVGGLAVGVALSWLVGRLRAWMIARGWDDPATHVVFMLLLPFAAYVLAERLGASGILSAVAAGMMQSWLDLLPRQTSTRLLNRSVWSLLEFAFNGLIFLLLGLQLPDIIKAVVSHETTLWPTLLYRCLDVIAIFLVLVVLRFIWVQSIWRLSGLLRRLRGKSELTLVPTARSCWLLTVGGVRGAVTLAGVMSVPLLLAPGQDFPERDLLIFIAAGVILLSLIAACIALPLLLRGIEKSPDEKRHNEVREAWKKTAVAAIHALEAEEPAGSETPDAAQAALAAELKARLMSEYRHQLEVFNDSAEAQALAQQMDQLERKLRLKALRAQRLELYSLSRHHQIGDDVLREVLADLDMSEANLGSVH, encoded by the coding sequence ATGCAAACCGCCTACACCGTTCTTATCCTGCTGATGTTGGTCAGCGTTTCGCGCCTGGTCGGGCGCATCATTCCTCTGCCGTTACCCTTGGTGCAGATCGCCGCCGGCGCCTTGCTGGCGTGGCCGACGCTGGGGCTGCACGTGGCCCTGGACCCTGAGTTGTTCCTGTTTCTGTTCCTGCCGCCGCTGCTGTTCTCCGATGGCTGGCGCATGCCCAAGCGTGAGTTGTGGCGCCTGCGCGGGCCCATCCTGACGTTGGCGGTGGGCCTGGTGTTGTTCACCGTGGTCGGGGCCGGCTACTTCATTCATTGGCTACTGCCTACGATCCCGTTGCCGGTGGCCTTCGCCCTGGCGGCTGTTTTATCACCGACGGATGCCGTGGCGGTGTCGGCCATTTCCCAAAATCGGTTGCCCAAGCCGCTGATGCACATGCTTCAGGGCGAAGCGTTGATGAATGATGCCTCGGGCCTGGTGACCTTCAAGTTCGCCCTGGCGGCGGCGTTGACCGGGGTGTTTTCCCTGGCGGACGCCAGCCTGACCTTTGTGCTGGTGGCCGTGGGTGGCCTGGCGGTGGGCGTGGCGCTGAGCTGGCTGGTCGGGCGTTTGCGTGCCTGGATGATCGCACGGGGCTGGGACGACCCGGCCACCCACGTGGTGTTCATGTTGCTGCTGCCGTTTGCCGCGTATGTGCTGGCTGAACGCCTGGGCGCATCGGGCATTCTCTCGGCGGTCGCGGCGGGCATGATGCAAAGCTGGCTCGACCTGTTGCCGCGCCAGACCAGCACCCGGCTGCTCAATCGCAGTGTCTGGTCGCTGCTGGAGTTCGCGTTCAATGGCTTGATCTTTTTGCTGTTGGGCCTGCAACTGCCGGACATCATCAAGGCGGTGGTGAGCCATGAGACGACACTGTGGCCAACCCTGTTGTATCGCTGCCTGGATGTGATCGCGATCTTTCTGGTGCTGGTGGTGTTGCGGTTTATCTGGGTGCAGAGCATCTGGCGGCTGTCAGGCCTGCTGCGACGGCTGCGCGGGAAAAGCGAACTGACTCTGGTGCCGACGGCCCGTTCCTGCTGGCTGCTGACCGTCGGGGGCGTGCGCGGCGCGGTGACCCTGGCGGGCGTGATGTCGGTGCCGTTGCTGTTGGCGCCGGGGCAGGACTTTCCAGAGCGAGACCTGCTGATCTTTATCGCTGCGGGCGTGATCCTGCTGTCATTGATCGCCGCCTGCATCGCCTTGCCGTTGCTATTGCGCGGCATCGAAAAGAGTCCGGACGAAAAGCGTCATAACGAAGTGCGCGAGGCCTGGAAGAAAACCGCCGTGGCTGCCATCCATGCCCTTGAGGCGGAAGAACCCGCAGGAAGCGAAACCCCGGACGCCGCCCAAGCGGCCCTGGCCGCTGAGCTCAAGGCGCGGCTGATGTCGGAATATCGCCATCAATTGGAAGTGTTTAATGACTCGGCCGAAGCCCAGGCGTTGGCGCAGCAGATGGACCAGCTTGAACGCAAACTTCGGCTCAAAGCCCTGCGCGCGCAACGCTTGGAGTTGTACAGCTTGAGCCGTCATCACCAGATTGGTGATGACGTGTTGCGCGAGGTGCTGGCGGACTTGGACATGAGCGAAGCGAATTTGGGCTCAGTCCATTAA
- the dapC gene encoding succinyldiaminopimelate transaminase, with the protein MNNALNQLQPYPFEKLRALLGSVTPNPDKRPIALSIGEPKHKSPAFVAQALSNNLDQMAVYPTTLGIPALREAIGAWCERRFNVPKGWLDPARNILPVNGTREALFAFTQTVVNRSDDALVVSPNPFYQIYEGAAFLAGATPHYLPCLDANGFNPDFDAVSPDTWKRCQILFLCSPGNPTGALIPVDTLKKLIALADEYDFVIAADECYSELYFDEQTPPPGLLSACVELGRQDFKRCVVFHSLSKRSNLPGLRSGFVAGDADILKAFLLYRTYHGCAMPVQTQLASIAAWQDEAHVLANRDLYREKFDAVLAILKPVLDVQSPDGGFYLWPNVNGDDAAFCRDLFVEEHVTVVPGSYLSREVDGVNPGAGRVRMALVAPLAECVEAAERIRDFIQRKR; encoded by the coding sequence ATGAACAACGCCCTGAACCAGCTGCAGCCCTACCCGTTCGAGAAACTCCGTGCCCTGCTCGGCAGCGTCACGCCGAACCCGGACAAACGCCCGATCGCGCTGTCCATCGGCGAGCCCAAGCACAAGTCACCGGCCTTCGTGGCCCAAGCGCTGAGCAACAACCTCGACCAGATGGCCGTGTACCCGACCACCCTGGGCATCCCGGCATTGCGCGAGGCCATCGGCGCTTGGTGTGAACGCCGTTTCAACGTGCCCAAGGGGTGGCTGGACCCGGCGCGCAATATCCTGCCGGTCAACGGCACCCGCGAGGCACTGTTCGCCTTCACCCAGACCGTGGTCAACCGCAGTGACGATGCACTGGTAGTCAGCCCGAACCCGTTCTACCAGATCTACGAAGGCGCCGCGTTCCTGGCTGGGGCCACGCCGCATTACCTGCCGTGCCTGGACGCCAACGGCTTCAACCCAGACTTCGACGCTGTGTCGCCAGACACCTGGAAACGCTGCCAGATCCTGTTCCTGTGTTCCCCAGGCAACCCGACCGGCGCGCTGATCCCGGTCGACACCCTGAAAAAACTCATCGCCTTGGCCGACGAATACGATTTCGTCATTGCCGCTGACGAGTGCTACAGCGAGCTGTACTTCGACGAACAAACCCCGCCGCCGGGCCTGCTCAGCGCCTGCGTCGAACTCGGCCGCCAGGATTTCAAACGTTGCGTGGTGTTCCACAGCCTGTCCAAGCGTTCCAACCTGCCAGGCCTGCGCTCCGGTTTCGTCGCCGGCGATGCCGATATCCTCAAGGCCTTCCTGCTGTACCGCACCTACCACGGCTGCGCGATGCCGGTGCAAACCCAACTAGCAAGCATCGCAGCCTGGCAGGACGAAGCCCACGTGCTGGCCAACCGTGACCTGTACCGCGAGAAATTCGACGCTGTGCTGGCGATTCTCAAGCCGGTATTAGACGTGCAAAGCCCGGACGGCGGATTTTACTTATGGCCGAATGTGAACGGCGACGATGCCGCATTCTGCCGGGACTTGTTCGTGGAAGAACACGTAACCGTGGTGCCGGGCTCATACCTGTCGCGGGAAGTGGATGGCGTGAACCCGGGGGCCGGGCGTGTGCGCATGGCACTGGTTGCGCCGTTGGCGGAGTGTGTGGAAGCGGCTGAGCGGATTCGGGATTTTATCCAGCGCAAGCGCTAA
- a CDS encoding [protein-PII] uridylyltransferase, giving the protein MPQVDPELFDRGQFQAELALKASPIGAFKKAIRQAREVLDARFRSGRDIRRLIEDRAWFVDNILQKAWEQFSWSEDADIALVAVGGYGRGELHPYSDIDLLILLDSADHEIFRDSIERFLTLLWDIGLEVGQSVRSVDECAQEARADLTVITNLMESRTIAGPERLRQRMLEVTSTAHMWPSKDFFLAKRAEQKARHHKYNDTEYNLEPNVKGSPGGLRDIQTILWVARRQYGTLNLRALAGEGFLVESENALLASSQEFLWKVRYALHMLAGRSEDRLLFDHQRSIATLLGFEGEDAKTSIESFMQQYYRVVMSIAQLSDLIIQHFEEVILAPEDEAPPQPINSRFQLHDGYIEARNDNVFHRTPFAMLEIFVLMAQQPEIKGVRADTIRLLREYRHLIDDDFRNDIRNTSLFIELFKCKIGIHRNLRRMNRYGILGRYLPEFGFIVGQMQHDLFHIYTVDAHTLNLIKHLRKLQYTQVSEKFPLASKLMAKLPKPELIYLAGLYHDIGKGRHGDHSEIGAVDAEAFCQRHQLPLWDSRLIVWLVQNHLVMSTTAQRKDLSDPQVIHDFAGIVGDETRLDYLYVLTVSDINATNPTLWNSWRASLLRQLYTETKRALRRGLENPVDREEQIRRTQSAALDILVRGGNDPDDVEQLWSQLGDDYFLRHTAGDVAWHSDAILQQPADGGPLVLIKETTQREFEGGTQIFIYAPDQHDFFAVTVAAMDQLNLNIHDARVITSSSQFTLDTYIVLDTEGDSIGDNPVRVKKIREGLTEALRNPDDYPTIIQRRVPRQLKHFAFAPQVTISNDAQRPVTVLELSAPDRPGLLARIGGIFLEFDLSLQNAKIATLGERVEDVFFITDADNQPLSDPELCRRLQDAIVQQLSVSQEPGVELSRLTI; this is encoded by the coding sequence ATGCCCCAGGTGGATCCCGAACTCTTCGACCGTGGCCAGTTCCAGGCTGAACTGGCATTGAAGGCAAGCCCCATCGGCGCCTTCAAGAAGGCTATCCGCCAGGCCCGCGAGGTGCTCGATGCGCGCTTTCGCAGTGGCCGGGACATTCGTCGGCTGATCGAAGACCGTGCCTGGTTCGTCGACAACATCCTGCAAAAGGCCTGGGAACAGTTCAGCTGGAGCGAAGATGCCGATATCGCCTTGGTGGCGGTCGGCGGCTACGGCCGCGGCGAACTGCACCCCTACTCCGACATCGACCTGCTGATCCTGCTGGACAGCGCCGATCATGAGATCTTTCGCGATTCCATCGAGCGTTTTCTGACGCTGTTGTGGGACATCGGCCTGGAAGTCGGCCAAAGCGTACGCTCGGTGGACGAATGCGCCCAAGAAGCCCGCGCCGATCTCACCGTGATCACCAACTTGATGGAAAGCCGCACCATCGCCGGCCCCGAACGCCTGCGTCAGCGCATGCTGGAAGTCACCAGCACCGCACACATGTGGCCAAGCAAGGATTTCTTCCTGGCCAAGCGCGCCGAGCAGAAAGCTCGGCACCACAAGTACAACGACACCGAATACAACCTGGAGCCCAACGTCAAAGGTTCCCCGGGCGGGCTGCGGGATATCCAGACGATCCTGTGGGTCGCGCGTCGCCAATACGGCACCCTGAACCTGCGCGCCCTGGCCGGCGAAGGCTTTCTGGTAGAAAGCGAAAACGCTCTGCTGGCCTCGTCCCAGGAGTTTCTGTGGAAGGTACGTTACGCCCTGCACATGCTCGCCGGGCGCTCCGAAGACCGCCTGCTGTTCGACCATCAGCGCTCCATCGCCACCCTATTGGGGTTTGAAGGCGAGGATGCGAAGACCAGTATCGAAAGCTTCATGCAGCAGTACTACCGGGTGGTCATGAGCATTGCCCAGCTCAGCGACCTGATCATCCAGCATTTCGAAGAAGTGATCCTGGCCCCCGAAGACGAAGCGCCACCACAGCCGATCAACTCGCGCTTTCAACTGCACGACGGCTACATCGAAGCGCGCAACGACAACGTGTTCCACCGCACGCCGTTCGCCATGCTGGAAATCTTTGTGCTGATGGCCCAGCAGCCGGAAATCAAAGGCGTACGCGCCGATACCATCCGCCTGCTGCGCGAATACCGTCACCTGATCGACGATGACTTTCGCAACGACATCCGCAACACCAGCCTGTTTATCGAGCTGTTCAAGTGCAAGATCGGCATCCACCGCAACCTGCGGCGCATGAACCGTTACGGCATCCTCGGGCGTTACCTGCCCGAGTTCGGCTTTATCGTCGGCCAGATGCAGCACGACCTGTTCCACATCTACACCGTGGACGCCCACACCCTGAACTTAATCAAACACCTGCGTAAGTTGCAGTACACCCAGGTGTCAGAGAAATTCCCGCTGGCCAGCAAGCTCATGGCCAAGCTGCCCAAGCCGGAGTTGATCTACCTGGCTGGCCTGTACCACGACATCGGCAAGGGCCGGCATGGCGATCACTCGGAAATCGGCGCGGTCGATGCCGAGGCCTTCTGCCAGCGCCATCAACTGCCGTTGTGGGACAGCCGCCTGATTGTGTGGCTGGTGCAGAACCACCTGGTGATGTCGACCACCGCCCAGCGCAAGGACTTGTCCGACCCGCAGGTGATCCACGACTTCGCCGGGATCGTCGGTGATGAGACACGCCTGGACTACCTCTACGTGCTCACCGTCTCCGACATCAACGCCACCAACCCGACGTTGTGGAACTCGTGGCGCGCCAGCCTGCTGCGCCAGCTCTATACCGAGACCAAGCGCGCGCTGCGCCGTGGCCTGGAAAACCCGGTGGACCGCGAAGAGCAGATCCGCCGCACTCAAAGCGCGGCCCTGGATATCCTGGTGCGTGGCGGCAATGACCCGGACGATGTCGAGCAATTGTGGTCGCAACTGGGTGACGATTACTTCCTGCGCCACACCGCCGGCGATGTGGCCTGGCACAGTGACGCGATCCTGCAGCAGCCGGCCGATGGCGGCCCACTGGTACTGATCAAGGAAACCACCCAGCGCGAGTTCGAGGGCGGCACGCAGATCTTCATCTACGCGCCCGACCAGCACGACTTCTTCGCCGTGACCGTGGCCGCCATGGACCAGCTCAACCTGAACATTCATGACGCGCGGGTCATCACCTCGAGCAGCCAGTTCACCCTCGACACCTACATCGTGCTCGATACCGAAGGCGACTCCATCGGCGATAACCCGGTGCGCGTGAAAAAGATCCGCGAAGGCCTGACTGAAGCCCTGCGCAACCCGGACGACTACCCGACGATCATCCAGCGTCGGGTACCGCGCCAGCTCAAGCATTTTGCCTTTGCGCCCCAGGTGACCATTTCCAATGACGCCCAGCGCCCGGTGACCGTGCTGGAACTCAGCGCCCCGGATCGTCCGGGTTTGCTCGCGCGCATCGGTGGGATCTTCCTGGAGTTCGACCTGTCGTTGCAGAATGCGAAGATTGCGACCCTCGGCGAGCGCGTGGAAGACGTGTTCTTCATTACCGACGCCGACAACCAGCCGCTGTCCGACCCGGAACTGTGCCGACGCTTGCAGGATGCCATCGTGCAGCAATTGAGCGTGAGCCAGGAGCCCGGCGTCGAGCTGTCCAGACTGACTATATGA
- the map gene encoding type I methionyl aminopeptidase, with translation MTVTLKTAEDIAGMRVAGKLAADVLEMIAEHVKPGVTTEALDRICHDYIVDVQKAIPAPLNYKGFPKSICTSINHVVCHGIPGDKPLKDGDTLNIDVTVIKDGYHGDTSRMFHVGSVPVWAERLSQVTQECMYKAIEIVKPGCRLGDIGEVIQKHAEKNGFSVVREFCGHGIGKVFHEEPQILHYGRAGTGMELKAGMTFTIEPMINQGKADTKVLGDGWTAITKDRKLSAQWEHTLLVTETGYEIFTLRADDTIPRISA, from the coding sequence ATGACCGTTACTTTGAAAACCGCCGAAGACATCGCCGGCATGCGCGTTGCCGGCAAACTGGCTGCCGACGTGCTGGAAATGATTGCCGAACACGTCAAGCCAGGCGTCACCACCGAAGCCCTGGACCGCATCTGCCACGACTATATAGTCGACGTGCAAAAGGCCATCCCTGCGCCGCTGAACTACAAAGGCTTCCCCAAGTCGATCTGCACCTCGATCAACCACGTGGTCTGCCACGGCATTCCGGGCGACAAGCCGTTGAAAGACGGTGACACCCTGAACATCGACGTCACCGTGATCAAAGATGGCTACCACGGCGACACCAGCCGCATGTTCCACGTCGGCAGCGTGCCGGTCTGGGCTGAGCGCCTGTCCCAGGTCACCCAGGAATGCATGTACAAGGCCATCGAGATCGTAAAACCCGGCTGCCGCCTGGGCGATATCGGTGAAGTGATCCAGAAGCACGCTGAAAAGAACGGCTTCTCGGTAGTCCGCGAATTCTGCGGCCACGGCATCGGCAAGGTGTTCCACGAAGAGCCGCAGATCCTGCACTACGGCCGCGCCGGCACCGGCATGGAACTCAAAGCCGGTATGACCTTCACTATCGAGCCGATGATCAACCAGGGCAAGGCTGACACCAAGGTGCTGGGCGACGGTTGGACTGCTATCACCAAGGACCGCAAGTTGTCGGCCCAGTGGGAACACACCTTGCTGGTCACCGAGACCGGCTACGAGATCTTCACATTGCGCGCCGACGACACGATCCCACGTATTTCGGCCTAA
- the rpsB gene encoding 30S ribosomal protein S2 produces MSQVNMRDMLKAGVHFGHQTRYWNPKMGKYIFGARNKIHIINLEKTLPMFNEALTFVERLAQGKNKILFVGTKRSAGKIVAEEAARCGSPYVDHRWLGGMLTNFKTIRASIKRLRDLEVQAEDGTFAKLTKKEALMRTRDLEKLDRSLGGIKDMGGLPDALFVIDVDHERIAITEANKLGIPVIGVVDTNSSPEGVDYIIPGNDDAIRAIQLYMGSMADAVIRGRNHVAGGTEQFVEEAPVAAAE; encoded by the coding sequence ATGTCCCAAGTCAATATGCGCGATATGCTGAAGGCCGGTGTGCACTTCGGTCACCAGACCCGTTACTGGAACCCGAAAATGGGTAAATACATTTTCGGCGCGCGTAACAAGATCCACATCATCAACCTTGAAAAAACCCTGCCAATGTTCAACGAAGCTCTGACTTTCGTAGAGCGTCTGGCCCAGGGCAAAAACAAGATTCTGTTCGTCGGCACCAAGCGTTCCGCTGGCAAGATCGTTGCTGAAGAAGCAGCACGTTGCGGTTCGCCGTACGTCGATCACCGCTGGTTGGGCGGCATGCTGACCAACTTCAAAACCATCCGTGCTTCCATCAAGCGTCTGCGTGACCTTGAAGTGCAAGCCGAAGACGGTACTTTCGCCAAGCTGACCAAGAAAGAGGCGCTGATGCGCACTCGCGACCTGGAAAAGCTCGATCGTTCCCTGGGTGGTATCAAGGACATGGGCGGTCTGCCTGACGCACTGTTCGTTATCGACGTTGATCACGAGCGCATCGCGATCACCGAAGCCAACAAGCTGGGCATCCCGGTTATCGGCGTAGTCGATACCAACAGCAGCCCGGAAGGCGTTGACTACATCATCCCAGGCAACGATGACGCAATCCGCGCTATCCAGCTGTACATGGGTTCGATGGCTGACGCTGTAATCCGTGGTCGCAACCACGTTGCTGGTGGTACCGAGCAGTTCGTTGAAGAAGCTCCGGTAGCTGCCGCTGAGTAA
- the tsf gene encoding translation elongation factor Ts, with protein sequence MAEITAALVKELRERTGEGMMDCKKALTKAGGDIEKAIDDMRASGAIKAAKKAGNVAAEGAIALVEDGKAAVLLEVNSQTDFLALQDDFKAFVAASVKKAFDDKLTTVEPLIEAQEAARLVLVGKVGENVNIRRLARIEGDVVGGYLHGNKIGVVVALKGGDVELAKDIAMHVAASNPEFLLPSEVSADAIEREKAVFLSLNADKIAGKPENIVENMIKGRISKFLAEASLVEQAFVKNPEIKVGELAKKAGAEIVSFTYYKVGDGIEKPVDNFAEEVAAQLAAAKQ encoded by the coding sequence ATGGCAGAGATTACTGCAGCGTTGGTTAAAGAACTGCGTGAGCGTACCGGCGAAGGCATGATGGATTGCAAAAAGGCCTTGACCAAGGCCGGCGGCGACATCGAAAAAGCCATTGATGACATGCGTGCTTCCGGCGCCATCAAGGCTGCCAAAAAAGCAGGCAACGTAGCTGCTGAAGGCGCTATCGCTCTGGTTGAAGACGGTAAAGCCGCAGTTCTGCTGGAAGTGAACTCGCAGACCGACTTCCTGGCTCTGCAGGACGACTTCAAAGCGTTCGTTGCTGCCAGCGTCAAGAAAGCATTCGACGACAAGCTGACCACCGTCGAGCCGTTGATCGAAGCTCAAGAAGCTGCTCGCCTGGTACTGGTCGGCAAGGTTGGCGAAAACGTCAACATCCGTCGTCTGGCGCGCATCGAAGGTGATGTGGTTGGTGGCTACCTGCACGGCAACAAAATCGGCGTTGTGGTTGCCCTCAAAGGCGGCGACGTTGAGCTGGCTAAAGACATCGCTATGCACGTAGCAGCCAGCAACCCTGAGTTCCTGCTGCCATCGGAAGTGTCTGCTGACGCAATCGAGCGCGAAAAAGCTGTGTTCCTGAGCCTGAACGCCGACAAGATCGCCGGCAAGCCAGAAAACATCGTTGAAAACATGATCAAAGGCCGTATCAGCAAGTTCCTGGCTGAAGCGAGCCTGGTTGAGCAGGCGTTCGTCAAGAACCCTGAAATCAAGGTTGGCGAGCTGGCTAAGAAAGCCGGTGCTGAAATCGTTTCCTTCACCTACTACAAAGTAGGCGACGGCATCGAGAAGCCGGTCGACAACTTCGCTGAAGAAGTTGCTGCCCAGCTGGCTGCCGCCAAGCAATAA
- the pyrH gene encoding UMP kinase has product MAQQGSGYQARYKRILLKLSGEALMGSEEFGIDPKVLDRMALEVGQLVGIGVQVGLVIGGGNLFRGAALSAAGMDRVTGDHMGMLATVMNALAMRDALERANITAIVMSAISMVGVTDHYDRRKAMRHLDAKEVVIFAAGTGNPFFTTDSAACLRGIEINADVVLKATKVDGVYTADPFKDPHAEKFDHLTYDEVLDRKLGVMDLTAICLCRDHKMPLRVFNMNKSGALLNIVHGGAEGTLIEEGQQ; this is encoded by the coding sequence ATGGCTCAGCAGGGCAGTGGTTATCAGGCTCGCTATAAACGCATTCTACTCAAGCTTAGCGGCGAGGCCCTGATGGGCTCGGAAGAGTTCGGGATCGATCCCAAGGTACTCGACCGCATGGCACTGGAAGTCGGCCAGTTGGTCGGTATCGGTGTTCAGGTGGGCCTGGTGATCGGCGGCGGCAACCTGTTCCGCGGTGCGGCGCTGAGCGCTGCCGGGATGGATCGGGTAACAGGCGACCACATGGGCATGCTGGCCACTGTGATGAACGCCCTGGCCATGCGTGACGCCCTCGAGCGCGCCAATATCACCGCTATCGTCATGTCGGCTATTTCCATGGTTGGCGTAACGGATCACTATGATCGGCGCAAAGCCATGCGTCACCTGGATGCCAAAGAGGTGGTGATTTTTGCTGCCGGTACCGGCAACCCGTTCTTCACCACCGACTCGGCTGCGTGCCTGCGTGGTATCGAGATCAACGCGGACGTGGTGCTCAAGGCCACCAAGGTTGACGGTGTTTACACTGCAGACCCATTCAAAGACCCGCATGCCGAGAAGTTCGATCATCTGACTTATGATGAAGTGCTGGATCGCAAGCTGGGCGTGATGGACCTGACGGCTATCTGCCTGTGCCGCGACCACAAGATGCCGCTGCGCGTATTTAACATGAACAAGTCCGGCGCCCTGCTGAACATCGTACACGGCGGCGCGGAAGGGACTCTGATCGAGGAAGGCCAACAATGA
- the frr gene encoding ribosome recycling factor, with the protein MINEIKKDAQERMQKSLDSLNHAFGQIRTGKAHPSILGSVMVPYYGADTSITQVANITVKDSRTLQVVAFERNMLGAVDKAIQSAGLNLNPTNLGELLLISMPALTEETRKGFTKQARSAAEDARVAVRNIRRDALGDLKKLVKDKEISEDEERRAVADIDKLTKDAEAQITKATEEKEKDLMAV; encoded by the coding sequence ATGATCAACGAAATCAAGAAAGACGCTCAAGAGCGTATGCAGAAATCCCTGGACTCTCTGAACCACGCATTTGGTCAGATTCGTACCGGCAAGGCCCACCCAAGCATCCTGGGTAGCGTGATGGTGCCGTACTACGGCGCAGACACTTCGATCACCCAAGTGGCCAACATCACCGTAAAAGACTCGCGCACCCTGCAAGTCGTCGCCTTCGAGCGCAACATGCTCGGCGCTGTCGACAAAGCGATCCAGAGCGCCGGTCTGAACCTCAACCCGACCAACCTGGGCGAGTTGTTGCTGATCTCCATGCCAGCCTTGACCGAAGAAACCCGTAAGGGCTTCACCAAGCAGGCGCGCAGCGCAGCCGAAGATGCTCGTGTTGCTGTGCGTAACATCCGCCGCGATGCGTTGGGTGACCTGAAGAAACTGGTCAAGGATAAAGAAATCAGCGAAGACGAAGAGCGTCGTGCCGTCGCTGATATCGACAAGCTGACCAAAGACGCTGAGGCCCAGATCACCAAGGCCACGGAAGAAAAAGAAAAGGACCTGATGGCCGTATAA